From Clostridium sp. SY8519:
GCTGTCGCGGAACCGATCATCGCCGTCACCCACATCCAGAACACCGCGCCGGCGCCGCCGACGGAAAGCGCTGCCACGACACCCACTAAATTGCCCATGCCTACGCGGGTGGCCGTGGATACAATCAGCGCCTCCAGGCCGGAAATGGACCGTTTCTCTCCCTGCCTGCGCTCCACTGATACCCGCAGCATTTCCGGAAACAGCCGGAAGGGCAGCCCCCGGGTACGGATGGTAAAGAAAATACCTGCCGGAATCAGAATCAAAATCAGCAGAGTAATCCCGATGGAATCTCCCCCCGGCAGCGGAATGCGAAACAAGTCGCCCCACAGGAAATTGTATACGATACTCAGTAATTTCATAATAAAAATCCCCCTCATTTACAATCAGTCTTCTGTTCCCCTGAAAATCCCTTTATTTTCGTGCTTTAAAGTCTAACACTTTAACTTTGAAAAGTAAACGAAAAAACACAGGAATCCCGGAAACAACAGTGGCCTGCCTGCGGTTTTCCATAAACAACGGCCGCTATCTATGCTATAATCGACAGGTAAAACCAACGATTGAAGAACCACAGGGGGAAGTATCCATGCCAGTATTTGATTTCAGCAATTCCGGTCCCGAGGACTCCGGCAGCAGCCAGTCCGTCTGCACCTATACCGTATTCCGTTCCAGTGAGCATACTGCTTCTCCGGAACAGCCGCTCCTGATACTCGACAATTCCGCCCAGGCCTGGGAGCACCATTCCAGCGGGATCTTCACCAATCCGGTGAAGCGCACCTCCTTTGAATTTGACCGGGAAGGGGGAACCGTCAGCGCGGACATTCTCCGGATTGACGCCCGTTTCACCAGTCTGCTCCGGTGGCTGGGCGAAAATCATATCCATGTCCGCCTTTCCGGCGAAAACCGTCCGGAGGGATTCGCCGTCTACAAAATCCGGGAGACCGCCTTCGGCAACACCAGCAAACTGTCCGCCGAGGACGGATTCCTCCAGTTTATGATCGAGCGGCTCTCCGCCAGTGACGCTCCTGCAGAGGAAACCGGCAGCGAAGAGGAAGATCCGCTGGGCGGCGATGACATGAAGCTGACCAGTATTCAGAGCATCACGGATTTTATCCACTGCGCCGGCCGTACCCTTCCGGACAATATCCGTCTGTGGGCCCGCCGGAATCTCGCCGTTGCCCGCTCCCACGAAGTCACCGCTGAAGAAAGACGGCACGCCCAGCGCGCCCTTTCCATCATGATGAATATCCAGTGGAAAAATAACTATTTTGAATCCATCGACCCCCGGGAGGCGCGGCGGATCCTGGACGAAGAGCTCTATGGCATGGAACAGGTCAAACAGCGGATTATCGAAACCATCATCCAGATCAACCGCACCCACACCCTTCCGGCTTACGGACTTTTGATCGCCGGTCCCGCCGGTACCGGCAAATCGCAGATCGCCTACGCGGTTGCCCGCATTCTGAAGATGCCCTGGACCACACTGGACATGAGTTCCATCAACGACCCGGAACAGCTCACCGGCAGTTCCCGTATTTACAGCAACGCCAAGCCGGGGATTATCATGGAGGCCTTCTCCGCCGCCGGAGAATCCAACCTGGTCTTCATTATCAACGAGCTGGACAAGGCAGCTTCCGGCAAAGGAAACGGCAACCCGGCCGATGTCCTGCTGACTCTGCTGGACAACCTGGGCTTTACGGACAATTACATGGAATGCATGATTCCCACGGCCGGGGTCTACCCCATCGCCACCGCCAATGACAAAAGCATGATCAGCGCGCCGCTGATGTCCCGTTTCGCCGTTATTGACATCCCGGACTACACGCCGGAGGAAAAGAAGATCATTTTCACGGATTACGCCCTCCCGAAAGTGCTGAAGCGTCTGAATCTGAAACCGGAAGAATGCGTCATCGGGCATGAGGCCCTGGACGCTGTCATTGACCGTTACCGCGACACCACCGGAATCCGCGACCTGGAGCAGGCCGCCGAACATCTGGCAGCCAACGCCCTGTATCAGATTGAAGTAAACGGTGTCTCTGCCGTGCATTTCACCGCCGAAGAGGTGCGTGCCCTGCTGGGCTGACCGTATGCCCCCCACGGATTCCGACAGCCCTGCTGCTTCCCG
This genomic window contains:
- a CDS encoding AAA family ATPase, with translation MPVFDFSNSGPEDSGSSQSVCTYTVFRSSEHTASPEQPLLILDNSAQAWEHHSSGIFTNPVKRTSFEFDREGGTVSADILRIDARFTSLLRWLGENHIHVRLSGENRPEGFAVYKIRETAFGNTSKLSAEDGFLQFMIERLSASDAPAEETGSEEEDPLGGDDMKLTSIQSITDFIHCAGRTLPDNIRLWARRNLAVARSHEVTAEERRHAQRALSIMMNIQWKNNYFESIDPREARRILDEELYGMEQVKQRIIETIIQINRTHTLPAYGLLIAGPAGTGKSQIAYAVARILKMPWTTLDMSSINDPEQLTGSSRIYSNAKPGIIMEAFSAAGESNLVFIINELDKAASGKGNGNPADVLLTLLDNLGFTDNYMECMIPTAGVYPIATANDKSMISAPLMSRFAVIDIPDYTPEEKKIIFTDYALPKVLKRLNLKPEECVIGHEALDAVIDRYRDTTGIRDLEQAAEHLAANALYQIEVNGVSAVHFTAEEVRALLG